From Solanum lycopersicum chromosome 8, SLM_r2.1, the proteins below share one genomic window:
- the LOC101264045 gene encoding homeobox-leucine zipper protein HB2-like yields the protein MMVEKEDLGLSLSLSFPDNNNNNKKKNTQLNLSPFNLIQKTSWTDSLFPSSDRNIETCRVETRTFLKGIDVNRLPATGDADEEAGVSSPNSTISSVSGNKRSEREANNCDQEEHEMERGGSDEEDGETSRKKLRLSKDQSAILEESFKEHNTLNPKQKLALAKRLGLRPRQVEVWFQNRRARTKLKQTEVDCEFLKRCCENLTEENRRLQKEVQELRALKLSPQFYMQMTPPTTLTMCPSCERVAGPPPSSSGPTSTPMGQAQPRPMPFNLWANALHPRS from the exons ATGATGGTTGAAAAAGAAGATTTGGGGTTAAGCCTTAGCCTTAGTTTTCcagataacaataataataacaagaagaagaataCTCAGCTCAATCTTTCACCTTTCAATCTCATTCAAAAAACTTCTTGGACTGATTCCTTATTCCCTTCTTCag atcGGAACATTGAGACATGTAGAGTGGAGACCAGGACTTTTTTGAAGGGGATAGATGTGAATCGGCTGCCGGCGACGGGAGACGCCGACGAGGAAGCCGGCGTTTCGTCGCCGAACAGTACGATTTCGAGTGTGAGTGGAAATAAGAGAAGTGAAAGAGAAGCAAATAATTGTGATCAAGAGGAACATGAAATGGAAAGAGGTGGTTCTGATGAAGAAGATGGAGAAACTTCTAGAAAGAAAttaaggctatcaaaagaccaaTCTGCCATTCTTGAAGAAAgtttcaaagaacacaacacacTCAATCCA AAACAAAAGCTGGCTTTGGCTAAAAGACTGGGATTGAGGCCTAGGCAAGTTGAGGTGTGGTTTCAGAATAGGAGGGCAAG GACAAAGTTGAAGCAAACAGAAGTTGACTGTGAGTTTTTGAAAAGATGTTGTGAGAATTTGACAGAGGAAAACAGGAGATTACAAAAAGAAGTTCAAGAGTTGAGGGCATTAAAGCTTTCACCTCAATTCTACATGCAAATGACCCCTCCCACCACCCTCACCATGTGCCCTTCATGTGAGCGTGTCGCGGGCCCACCGCCATCCTCATCTGGGCCCACATCCACACCAATGGGCCAGGCCCAACCCAGGCCCATGCCATTTAACCTATGGGCCAATGCACTACATCCGAGATCATGA
- the LOC101263341 gene encoding uncharacterized protein isoform X1, giving the protein MATAPVKSQPLHYFSLPQLKWGNKSNTNANHRFRRRDSPPSNGDNPTQTADVDGGSDSEKVQPRSEAEADPNGVSSLQGREEHEEKVKEEEEEEVGCEEGEVKLWNLRPRRGVTKVETTSLKNVEMRVESSNHMQRSQRLKDNADGNGVGSGKKGKKKLWISLSREEIEEDVYSMTGSRPARRPKKRSKTIQKQLDNVFPGLYLVGVTADSFRVNDTTK; this is encoded by the exons ATGGCAACAGCACCGGTCAAGTCTCAGCCTCTGCACTATTTCTCTCTACCCCAATTGAAGTGGGGTAACAAAAGTAACACAAATGCTAACCACCGTTTCCGCCGCCGTGATTCTCCGCCGTCTAATGGAGATAACCCAACCCAAACCGCCGACGTGGACGGTGGGTCTGACTCTGAGAAGGTTCAACCCCGATCGGAGGCAGAGGCAGACCCTAATGGGGTTTCGTCTTTACAAGGAAGAGAGGAGCATGAAGAAAaggttaaagaagaagaagaagaagaagtgggTTGTGAAGAAGGGGAGGTGAAGTTATGGAATCTAAGGCCAAGAAGGGGTGTTACGAAGGTTGAGACGACGTCGTTGAAGAACGTTGAAATGCGAGTTGAAAGCAGTAATCATATGCAGAGGTCGCAGAGGTTGAAAGATAACGCGGATGGAAATGGAGTCGGGTCGGGTAAAAAGGGGAAGAAGAAACTATGGATCTCACTGTCAAGGGAAGAGATTGAAGAAGATGTGTATTCTATGACCGGGTCAAGACCCGCTAGAAGACCCAAAAAACGATCCAAGACAATTCAGAAACAGCTCGAT AATGTTTTCCCTGGGTTGTATTTAGTAGGCGTCACTGCTGATTCATTCAGAGTTAATGATACTACG AAGTAG
- the LOC101263341 gene encoding uncharacterized protein isoform X2 — MATAPVKSQPLHYFSLPQLKWGNKSNTNANHRFRRRDSPPSNGDNPTQTADVDGGSDSEKVQPRSEAEADPNGVSSLQGREEHEEKVKEEEEEEVGCEEGEVKLWNLRPRRGVTKVETTSLKNVEMRVESSNHMQRSQRLKDNADGNGVGSGKKGKKKLWISLSREEIEEDVYSMTGSRPARRPKKRSKTIQKQLDNVFPGLYLVGVTADSFRVNDTTI, encoded by the exons ATGGCAACAGCACCGGTCAAGTCTCAGCCTCTGCACTATTTCTCTCTACCCCAATTGAAGTGGGGTAACAAAAGTAACACAAATGCTAACCACCGTTTCCGCCGCCGTGATTCTCCGCCGTCTAATGGAGATAACCCAACCCAAACCGCCGACGTGGACGGTGGGTCTGACTCTGAGAAGGTTCAACCCCGATCGGAGGCAGAGGCAGACCCTAATGGGGTTTCGTCTTTACAAGGAAGAGAGGAGCATGAAGAAAaggttaaagaagaagaagaagaagaagtgggTTGTGAAGAAGGGGAGGTGAAGTTATGGAATCTAAGGCCAAGAAGGGGTGTTACGAAGGTTGAGACGACGTCGTTGAAGAACGTTGAAATGCGAGTTGAAAGCAGTAATCATATGCAGAGGTCGCAGAGGTTGAAAGATAACGCGGATGGAAATGGAGTCGGGTCGGGTAAAAAGGGGAAGAAGAAACTATGGATCTCACTGTCAAGGGAAGAGATTGAAGAAGATGTGTATTCTATGACCGGGTCAAGACCCGCTAGAAGACCCAAAAAACGATCCAAGACAATTCAGAAACAGCTCGAT AATGTTTTCCCTGGGTTGTATTTAGTAGGCGTCACTGCTGATTCATTCAGAGTTAATGATACTACG ATATGA
- the LOC100736471 gene encoding E3 ubiquitin-protein ligase HOS1: MERRRFDESSLLHHSVTGGSGLRYSPPPCPPNYTCRRVQGALKHLASIDPLELCDEAKVEHCRATRDLRSCGRHVQSVLNSCGHASLCEECSQRCEVCPICRISLPKDANRLRLRLYYECIEAGLISKRCDDRLQEKEDSDKQLVADIQRLYALFDVALENSLVSLICHYVTDVCMDESAVSSDPIIAFLLDEVVVKDWCKRTFNNILTEIQVMYNLTMTALKENLTLFLKFSVKLGGISNVIDVLESSFKGSLSAKLHDLHHLQESILKTKQHMEIMIWCIRHEFLEKVKSRHKNYASWRALGRERKSAAIKRAWPDIVNHSDEYNASTLFIEDALSNIEAAEQGDLDDHEEELTLAYLQKDEGSLYSRSKIEGMAGCYPFESLRAAADILFLRGSSDLVVAKQAIFLYFMFDRQWTVPDDEWRHIIDDFAATFGVTRHSLLESFTFFLLDDEGVAALKEACQLLPEISSPTIHPKVAQVLLERGNPDAALMVLRWSGQDGTQLISLREAVTAVRVRVECGLLTEAFTYQRLICAKIKEKKLRDEQFQSASAEVEDQCRSWGLWLETLVTEICCLCIRRNLVDRMIELPWTADEEKHIHKCLLDFAAEDPSTPIGSLLVVFYLQRHRYVEAYQVDQKLQSMEENFISQNSVSEEVLARVRSINHWRTCLVDKGVELLPDILQQQIRTGKLPELVVTCNDTVNISERSNAVAQEPIMTSLLVNPPTVSGLIQRVDVVKPSVLDAPSVLGGSLNLSSFKVGHYSSPSSPAFFNDAGVLKPESILGKKLKFDEILTPASRRVNPPAPVMKISRNSSVEPSISRLRNSQTYRVSPEKSQNGFPKESYIFDQTAGNNVNSLSSNRGILKHSVEDSYMSYPGKRQLSDAADRSRMLPLNDSMDVSWSHEEKDPSTVHLETNGGPRWRSDDTSEDEEIPSPAVFTGVVSPAHTSRGVRRSRRLARR; the protein is encoded by the exons ATGGAGAGAAGGAGATTCGACGAATCCTCACTACTTCATCACTCTGTTACCGGCGGTTCCGGTCTCCGGTATTCTCCTCCACCTTGCCCTCCGAACTACACTTGTCGCCGTGTACAG GGAGCATTGAAGCATTTAGCATCAATTGATCCACTGGAATTATGCGATGAGGCCAAAGTAGAGCACTGCCGAGCAACTAGAGATCTAAGAAGTTGTGGACGACATGTACAGAGTGTGTTGAATTCATGTGGTCATGCCTCTTTATGCGAGGAATGCAGTCAGAGATGTGAAGTTTGCCCCATATGTAGGATCTCTTTGCCAAAAGATGCTAATAGACTTCGACTGCGCCTATACTATGAGTGCATTGAGGCAGGTCTCATCTCCAAGAGGTGTGATGACAGATTACAAGAGAAAGAGGACAGTGATAAGCAACTGGTTGCTGATATCCAGCGTCTGTATGCTTTGTTTGATGTGGCACTGGAAAACAGTCTGGTTTCTCTAATATGCCACT ATGTGACAGATGTTTGTATGGATGAAAGTGCTGTGTCAAGTGATCCCATCATTGCCTTCTTGCTTGATGAAGTGGTGGTCAAAGATTGGTGCAAGAGGACGTTCAACAATATTCTGACCGAGATTCAAGTGATGT ATAATCTAACCATGACTGCACTGAAAGAGAACTTGACTTTGTTTCTCAAGTTCTCTGTGAAGTTAGGTGGTATCTCTAACGTTATTGATGTCTTGGAATCATCATTTAAAGGTTCTCTTTCTGCAAAGCTTCATGATTTGCACCACCTTCAAGAGAGCATCTTAAAGACAAAACAG CACATGGAGATAATGATTTGGTGTATAAGACATGAGTTCTTGGAGAAGGTGAAGTCCAGGCATAAAAATTATGCATCGTGGCGAGCTTTGGGTCGTGAAAGGAAATCTGCTGCAATTAAACGGGCATGGCCCGATATAGTAAATCATTCTGATGAATACAATGCTTCAACACTCTTTATTGAAGATGCTCTATCGAATATTGAAGCAGCCGAACAGGGAGACTTGGATGATCATGAAGAAGAGTTAACACTTGCCTATTTACAGAAAGATGAGGGCTCTTTATACTCACGGTCAAAAATAGAGGGAATGGCTGGATGCTatccatttgaaagtttgcggGCTGCTGCTGACATTCTCTTTTTACGTGGAAGTTCAGACTTGGTAGTTGCAAAACAAGCAATT ttcttgtattttatgtttgaCCGGCAATGGACAGTACCTGATGATGAGTGGAGACACATCATCGATGATTTTGCTGCCACTTTTGGTGTGACCAGGCACTCGCTATTGGAGTCCTTTACATTTTTCCTCTTAGATGATGAAGGTGTTGCGGCTCTGAAG GAAGCCTGTCAACTTCTCCCAGAAATATCAAGCCCAACAATCCACCCGAAGGTTGCTCAGGTTCTGTTGGAGCGGGGAAACCCTGATGCAGCTCTCATGGTTCTGAGGTGGTCTGGACAAGATGGCACACAGCTAATTTCACTTCGTGAGGCTGTAACTGCTGTCCGTGTGCGGGTAGAATGTGGACTTTTGACTGAAGCATTCACGTATCAGAGGCTTATCTGTGCTAAGATCAAGGAAAAAAAGTTGAGGGATGAACAGTTTCAGAGTGCTTCTGCTGAAGTAGAGGACCAATGCAGGTCGTGGGGTCTCTGGTTGGAGACCCTTGTCACTGAAATTTGTTGTCTGTGCATTAGAAGGAACTTAGTTGACCGCATGATAGAACTGCCATGGACTGCTGATGAGGAGAAGCACATTCATAAATGTCTGCTGGATTTTGCTGCCGAGGATCCTTCAACGCCCATAGGAAGTCTTCTTGTAGTTTTCTACTTGCAG CGTCATAGATATGTTGAAGCATACCAAGTTGATCAGAAGCTTCAGAGCATGGAGGAGAacttcatttctcaaaattctGTCAGTGAAGAAGTCTTAGCGAGGGTCAGATCAATAAATCATTGGAGGACTTGTTTGGTT GACAAGGGAGTAGAGTTGTTACCAGATATCTTACAACAGCAAATAAGGACAGGGAAGTTGCCTGAACTGGTTGTTACTTGCAATGACACAGTCAACATCTCTGAGAGGTCCAATGCTGTAGCCCAAGAACCTATCATGACCAGTTTATTGGTTAATCCTCCCACCGTTTCTGGCCTCATTCAGCGAGTTGATGTTGTTAAACCTTCTGTTCTTGACGCTCCATCTGTACTTGGGGGATCATTAAATCTGTCGAGCTTTAAAGTTGGGCATTATAGTTCTCCCAGCTCCCCAGCTTTTTTTAATGATGCTGGAGTGTTGAAACCTGAAAGTATCCTtgggaaaaaattgaaatttgatgaGATTTTGACTCCTGCAAGTCGTCGTGTTAATCCTCCTGCTCCTGTAATGAAGATCAGCAGGAATTCGTCAGTGGAACCTTCTATTAGTCGACTTCGCAATTCTCAAACATATAGAGTTTCGCCTGAGAAGTCTCAGAATGGGTTTCCAAAGGAATCTTATATTTTTGACCAGACTGCCGGCAACAATGTCAATTCTCTTAGTAGCAACAGAGGCATATTAAAACATTCAGTTGAAGATTCATACATGAGTTATCCTGGTAAACGTCAACTGTCAGATGCTGCTGATAGATCACGGATGTTACCATTAAATGATTCAATGGATGTAAGCTGGAG CCATGAAGAAAAGGATCCTTCCACCGTGCATCTAGAAACTAATGGTGGACCAAGGTGGAGGTCTGATGATACCAGTGAAGACGAGGAAATCCCCTCACCAGCTGTATTCACTGGAGTTGTTTCTCCTGCACACACTTCAAGGGGAGTGAGAAGAAGCAGGAGGCTTGCCAGGAGATGA